One Vibrio sp. 16 genomic window carries:
- the thiI gene encoding tRNA uracil 4-sulfurtransferase ThiI yields MKFIVKPHPEIFVKSESVRKRFTKILECNIRNIIKSRCESVAVFNRRDHIEVTSESDQYRQEVIEVLTHTPGIHHVLEVQQSGFKDLHDIFEQVLELNRDSLVGKTFVVRAKRRGKHDFTSIELERYVGGGLNQAIESASVKLRNPDVTVNVEVSGETLNQVIARYKGLGGFPLGTQEDVLSLISGGFDSGVSSYLHIKRGSKVHYCFFNLGGPAHEIGVKQVSHYLWNKYGSSAKVRFISVDFEPVVAEILEKVDDGQMGVILKRMFMRAAGMVASKFKIEALVTGEALGQVSSQTLTNLRHIDNVTDTLILRPLINWDKEDIINLAREIGTEDFAKTMPEYCGVISKKPTVKAVKAKLDEEEAKFDFDILEQVVRDARVMDIRDIAKETEQAAPEVEQVQAVEEHAIVLDIRSPEEEDDNPLEIDGVEVKHIPFFKLGTQFGDLDQSKTYLLYCDRGVMSRLQALYLQEQGFNNVKVYRP; encoded by the coding sequence ATGAAATTTATCGTTAAGCCCCATCCAGAAATCTTCGTTAAAAGTGAATCGGTGCGCAAGCGCTTCACAAAGATTCTTGAATGTAATATTCGCAACATCATTAAAAGCCGCTGTGAGTCTGTCGCTGTCTTCAACCGCCGTGACCATATTGAAGTGACGTCAGAGTCCGATCAATATCGCCAGGAAGTGATTGAAGTATTAACGCACACGCCAGGTATTCACCATGTTCTGGAAGTGCAGCAGTCTGGCTTTAAAGATCTGCACGATATCTTTGAACAGGTATTGGAACTAAACCGAGACAGTTTGGTTGGCAAAACGTTTGTTGTTCGTGCGAAACGTCGTGGCAAGCATGACTTTACCTCAATTGAGTTAGAGCGCTACGTGGGTGGCGGCTTAAACCAAGCGATCGAAAGCGCGAGCGTTAAGCTGCGTAATCCTGATGTTACGGTGAACGTTGAAGTATCAGGTGAGACACTCAACCAAGTGATCGCTCGCTACAAAGGTCTTGGTGGCTTCCCACTGGGCACTCAAGAAGATGTGCTTAGCCTTATCTCGGGTGGTTTTGACTCGGGCGTTTCAAGCTACCTGCATATCAAACGTGGCTCTAAAGTGCACTACTGTTTCTTCAACTTAGGCGGTCCTGCACACGAGATTGGGGTTAAGCAAGTCTCTCACTACTTATGGAACAAATACGGCTCTTCTGCCAAGGTGCGTTTCATTTCTGTCGACTTTGAGCCAGTTGTGGCGGAAATTCTTGAGAAAGTGGATGATGGCCAAATGGGCGTTATCCTAAAACGTATGTTTATGCGTGCGGCAGGTATGGTAGCCAGCAAGTTTAAGATTGAAGCCTTGGTAACTGGTGAAGCGCTTGGTCAGGTTTCAAGCCAAACACTGACAAACCTTCGTCATATCGACAACGTGACTGATACATTGATTCTGCGTCCACTGATTAACTGGGACAAAGAAGACATCATCAATCTTGCACGTGAGATCGGTACGGAAGATTTTGCGAAAACGATGCCAGAATACTGCGGCGTCATTTCTAAGAAGCCAACAGTCAAAGCGGTGAAAGCCAAGTTGGATGAGGAAGAAGCGAAGTTTGACTTTGATATCCTAGAGCAGGTTGTTCGTGACGCACGTGTGATGGATATTCGTGATATCGCTAAAGAGACCGAGCAAGCAGCACCAGAAGTTGAACAGGTTCAAGCGGTAGAAGAGCATGCAATCGTGCTGGATATCCGCAGTCCTGAAGAAGAAGACGATAACCCGCTTGAAATCGATGGCGTAGAAGTGAAGCACATCCCATTCTTTAAGTTAGGCACGCAGTTTGGTGATTTAGACCAATCTAAAACGTACCTTCTGTACTGTGACCGTGGTGTAATGAGCCGCCTACAAGCTCTCTACTTACAAGAGCAAGGTTTCAACAACGTTAAGGTTTACCGCCCTTAG
- a CDS encoding transcriptional regulator GcvA has protein sequence MSRRLPPLNSLKVFEAAARHLSFTRAAEELFVTQAAVSHQIKALEEFLGLKLFRRRNRSLLLTEEGQSYFLDIKDIFTSLAEATDKVLERSEKGALTISLPPSFAIQWLVPRLADFNQQEPDIDVRIKAVDMDEGSLTDDVDVAIYYGRGNWPGLRADKLYQEFLIPLCSPSLLLGPKPLETLSDLKQHTLLHDTSRKDWKQFAKQNGIEGVNVNHGPIFSHSTMVLQAAAHGQGVALGNNVLAQPEMEAGRLIAPFDEVLVTKNAFYVVCHEKQADMGRIATFRDWMLAKAQSEQEELLDE, from the coding sequence ATGTCCAGAAGATTGCCTCCACTTAACTCACTAAAAGTGTTTGAAGCCGCCGCGCGCCATCTCAGTTTTACGCGTGCCGCGGAAGAATTATTCGTCACACAAGCTGCAGTGAGTCATCAAATCAAAGCGTTAGAAGAATTCCTTGGCTTAAAACTCTTCCGTCGTAGAAATCGCTCCTTGCTTCTTACTGAAGAAGGGCAAAGTTACTTTCTCGATATCAAAGATATCTTTACCTCACTAGCAGAAGCGACTGATAAAGTGCTGGAACGTAGTGAAAAAGGTGCGTTGACCATTAGCTTACCACCAAGTTTCGCTATTCAATGGTTGGTGCCGCGTTTGGCCGACTTTAACCAACAAGAGCCTGATATCGATGTACGCATCAAAGCCGTTGATATGGATGAAGGCTCATTAACGGACGATGTTGATGTCGCTATTTACTACGGGCGAGGAAATTGGCCTGGGTTAAGAGCCGACAAACTTTACCAAGAATTCCTAATCCCGCTCTGTTCACCGTCGCTTCTTCTTGGACCCAAACCATTAGAAACGCTAAGTGATTTGAAACAACATACGTTATTGCACGATACATCTCGAAAAGACTGGAAACAATTTGCCAAGCAGAATGGTATTGAGGGGGTGAACGTCAATCATGGTCCCATCTTCAGTCACTCGACAATGGTTCTGCAAGCAGCCGCGCATGGCCAAGGGGTGGCATTAGGTAACAACGTTCTTGCTCAGCCAGAGATGGAAGCGGGTCGTTTGATTGCGCCGTTTGATGAAGTGCTCGTCACTAAGAATGCGTTTTATGTCGTGTGTCACGAAAAACAAGCTGATATGGGACGAATTGCAACGTTTCGAGATTGGATGTTGGCAAAAGCGCAAAGTGAACAAGAGGAGTTGTTGGATGAGTAG
- a CDS encoding alpha/beta fold hydrolase, producing the protein MSSYLIDGQKTQPIFVFAHGAGAGMDHPFMAAVAEGLASKGIQVVRFNFPYMIKRAEDGKKRPPDRAPKLLEAYQAVIADVAGQKPVVIGGKSMGGRMASLLSGESQVAGVACLGFPFHPPGKPENYKGAHLAELDKPTLILQGERDTFGKKEEFSDFDLSSAVQVEFIPDGDHSFKPRKSSGYTEQGNIELAVDKLAQFIFEVQREK; encoded by the coding sequence ATGAGTAGCTATCTTATTGATGGGCAGAAAACACAGCCGATTTTTGTTTTCGCGCATGGTGCGGGGGCAGGGATGGATCATCCTTTTATGGCGGCGGTGGCCGAAGGGCTGGCAAGTAAAGGTATTCAAGTGGTGCGCTTTAATTTCCCATACATGATTAAGCGTGCGGAAGATGGCAAAAAGCGTCCGCCAGATCGTGCTCCAAAGTTGCTGGAAGCGTATCAAGCTGTGATTGCTGATGTCGCAGGCCAGAAGCCGGTCGTGATTGGTGGCAAGTCGATGGGGGGGCGAATGGCAAGTCTTCTATCAGGTGAGAGCCAAGTGGCCGGCGTTGCTTGTTTGGGTTTTCCATTTCATCCTCCTGGCAAACCTGAAAACTACAAGGGTGCGCACTTAGCCGAACTCGATAAGCCAACACTCATCCTTCAAGGAGAGCGTGACACCTTTGGTAAAAAGGAGGAGTTCTCCGATTTTGACTTGTCTTCAGCGGTGCAAGTTGAGTTTATTCCTGATGGGGACCACAGTTTTAAACCACGCAAAAGCTCTGGCTATACGGAGCAAGGCAATATTGAGTTAGCGGTCGATAAGTTAGCTCAGTTCATCTTCGAGGTTCAGCGTGAAAAGTAA
- a CDS encoding DUF423 domain-containing protein — MKSKQLLTIGGLFAGTGVVLGAFAAHGLKKTLTPYLLDVFNTGVQYQFIHAIGIILCGALLLIKLPPKSQKYFFLAAICFIIGIFCFSGSLYALAITGIKWFGPVTPFGGLTFMLGWGMFVYAALQIKEVNQ, encoded by the coding sequence GTGAAAAGTAAGCAGTTACTTACCATCGGTGGTTTGTTTGCGGGTACTGGCGTAGTGCTTGGCGCATTTGCTGCGCATGGGCTAAAGAAAACACTCACTCCGTATTTGTTAGATGTGTTTAACACAGGCGTTCAGTATCAATTTATCCATGCTATTGGGATAATCTTATGCGGCGCTCTGTTGCTGATAAAATTACCACCTAAGTCACAAAAATATTTCTTCCTAGCCGCGATTTGCTTTATCATCGGCATCTTTTGTTTTAGCGGCAGCCTTTACGCTTTAGCCATAACGGGAATCAAATGGTTTGGTCCAGTCACGCCATTCGGTGGATTGACGTTTATGCTTGGGTGGGGAATGTTCGTTTACGCAGCACTACAGATTAAAGAGGTGAATCAGTGA
- the rlmM gene encoding 23S rRNA (cytidine(2498)-2'-O)-methyltransferase RlmM produces MKQLMLYCRSGFEKECAGEIQDRATQLEVFGFPRVKKNSGYVIFECYQEGDAQRLVKELDFKSLIFARQIFAVAAEIQELPREDRISPILHDLSYVETMPRCGDIRVETPDTNEAKELLKFCRKFTVPMRQALRGKGILFPKDSPKKPVLHICFVAPGHCFVGYSLPTNNSQFFMGIPRLKFPADAPSRSTLKLEEAFHVFIPREEWDERLAAGMWGVDLGACPGGWTYQLVKRSMFVHSVDNGMMADSLMETGQVKHHQEDGFKFEPARKNVTWLVCDMIEKPSRVAQLMGEWIISGWAKEAIFNLKLPMKGRYDEVLQDIENLKIFLKDNEVKFKLQAKHLYHDREEITVHVQCLSNISPR; encoded by the coding sequence GTGAAACAATTAATGCTCTATTGCCGCAGCGGCTTTGAAAAAGAGTGTGCAGGTGAAATTCAAGATCGTGCCACTCAGCTAGAAGTGTTTGGTTTCCCTCGCGTTAAGAAAAACAGTGGCTACGTTATTTTTGAATGTTACCAAGAAGGTGACGCGCAGCGATTGGTTAAAGAACTCGATTTTAAGTCTTTGATCTTCGCTCGCCAGATCTTTGCGGTTGCGGCTGAAATCCAAGAGTTGCCACGTGAAGACCGTATTTCCCCAATCTTGCACGATCTGAGCTATGTAGAAACCATGCCTCGTTGTGGCGATATTCGTGTTGAAACGCCCGACACCAATGAAGCAAAAGAGTTACTGAAATTCTGCCGTAAGTTCACCGTACCTATGCGTCAAGCGCTTCGCGGAAAAGGCATTTTGTTTCCAAAAGACAGCCCGAAAAAGCCTGTGTTACACATCTGCTTTGTTGCGCCTGGCCACTGTTTTGTCGGTTACTCTCTGCCAACAAACAACTCGCAGTTCTTTATGGGTATTCCTCGACTCAAGTTCCCAGCGGATGCACCAAGTCGCTCTACGCTAAAACTTGAAGAAGCATTTCATGTCTTTATCCCTCGTGAAGAGTGGGACGAGCGTCTTGCTGCTGGCATGTGGGGAGTGGACCTTGGTGCTTGCCCTGGCGGTTGGACGTATCAGCTTGTGAAACGCTCGATGTTTGTTCACTCAGTTGATAATGGCATGATGGCAGACAGCCTGATGGAAACCGGTCAAGTAAAGCATCACCAAGAAGATGGCTTTAAATTTGAACCTGCGCGTAAGAACGTCACTTGGCTTGTTTGTGACATGATTGAAAAGCCGTCTCGCGTTGCTCAGTTGATGGGCGAGTGGATCATCAGTGGTTGGGCTAAAGAAGCGATCTTTAACCTTAAATTGCCGATGAAAGGGCGTTACGATGAAGTGCTTCAGGATATTGAAAATCTGAAAATCTTCTTAAAAGACAATGAGGTAAAGTTCAAGCTGCAGGCTAAGCACCTTTACCATGACCGTGAAGAAATCACCGTCCATGTCCAGTGCTTGTCGAATATCTCACCGCGATAG
- a CDS encoding DNA/RNA non-specific endonuclease, whose translation MKKGLILSLTCLFSLPALAATCGQHLAMGTPSELSDQLLCRDGYAVGYNYQTKNADWVAYHLTAESVNASYKRSNSFKIDAELPDYAQSTLDDYRSSGYDRGHLAPSAAMDFTQESMKQSFLMSNMSPQLPGFNRVGWRLLEEHVRDVTNEYNEVYVVTGPIYNGNESTIGDGVVIPSAFYKVILDPYFNDAIAFIVPHRDVSGSELANFVTTVDDVEQQTGLDFFSMIDDSAENTMESQLWEMWPTSN comes from the coding sequence ATGAAAAAAGGTCTAATTCTCTCCCTTACTTGTCTATTCTCTCTACCCGCTTTGGCTGCCACATGTGGTCAGCACCTTGCGATGGGCACACCCTCAGAACTTTCAGATCAACTGTTATGCCGTGACGGATATGCCGTTGGCTACAACTATCAAACGAAGAACGCCGACTGGGTGGCGTATCACCTCACTGCTGAAAGCGTTAACGCCAGTTACAAGCGGAGCAACAGCTTTAAAATCGACGCTGAGCTGCCTGACTATGCGCAATCAACCTTGGATGACTATCGAAGCTCTGGTTACGACCGCGGTCATTTGGCCCCTTCAGCGGCGATGGACTTTACTCAAGAATCTATGAAGCAGAGTTTTCTTATGAGTAATATGTCGCCACAACTTCCGGGGTTCAACCGTGTAGGATGGCGTTTACTTGAAGAGCACGTGCGCGATGTCACTAATGAGTACAATGAAGTGTACGTGGTCACCGGACCAATTTATAACGGCAATGAAAGCACCATTGGTGATGGCGTGGTGATTCCAAGCGCGTTTTACAAGGTCATCTTAGACCCTTACTTTAATGACGCGATTGCCTTTATCGTGCCGCACCGTGATGTGTCTGGCAGCGAGCTAGCAAACTTTGTCACTACAGTCGATGACGTGGAACAGCAGACAGGGTTAGATTTCTTCTCGATGATTGATGACAGCGCTGAAAACACGATGGAGTCACAACTATGGGAAATGTGGCCAACGTCTAATTAA
- the xni gene encoding flap endonuclease Xni, whose translation MSIHLVIIDALNLIRRVHSAQPDPNDIARTITTTTRTLNKIIKESQPSHMIAVFDHHLQERGWRAEILPEYKQNRKPMPEPLLNGLESIQDAWWQLGIDSLLSDGDEADDLVATLAMKVANHGEKVTIISTDKGYCQLLSPTLQIRDYFQHRWLDAPFIEKEFGVTPKQLADYWGLTGVSSSQVPGVPGIGPKAAKEILTQFDDIEAAYASDELPSKYRKKLDEHIDSARRCKQIAALKTDIELGFNLQAIRYTGPQTA comes from the coding sequence ATGTCTATTCATCTTGTTATTATCGATGCCCTTAACTTAATCCGACGCGTTCACTCCGCACAACCGGATCCTAACGATATAGCAAGAACCATCACCACCACGACGCGAACGCTGAATAAAATCATCAAAGAATCCCAACCGAGTCACATGATTGCGGTTTTCGATCACCACCTCCAAGAACGTGGCTGGCGCGCGGAGATCCTGCCTGAATATAAACAGAACCGAAAGCCAATGCCTGAGCCGCTGTTAAACGGATTAGAGTCCATTCAAGATGCTTGGTGGCAACTGGGCATTGATTCGCTCCTGTCGGATGGCGATGAAGCGGATGATTTGGTCGCGACGCTCGCCATGAAGGTGGCCAATCATGGTGAAAAGGTCACCATCATTTCTACGGACAAAGGATACTGTCAGTTGCTCTCTCCGACACTGCAGATCCGAGACTACTTCCAGCACCGTTGGCTAGATGCGCCTTTTATCGAAAAAGAGTTTGGTGTCACGCCAAAGCAACTGGCCGATTACTGGGGTCTTACAGGGGTGAGTTCGAGCCAAGTTCCAGGAGTGCCGGGTATTGGTCCTAAAGCTGCGAAAGAGATCTTGACCCAGTTTGACGATATCGAAGCCGCCTACGCCAGCGACGAGTTGCCAAGCAAATATCGGAAGAAGCTCGACGAACACATCGATTCGGCTCGACGTTGCAAACAGATTGCTGCGTTAAAAACAGACATCGAACTCGGCTTTAACTTGCAAGCGATTCGCTATACTGGTCCGCAAACCGCTTAG
- the ppnN gene encoding nucleotide 5'-monophosphate nucleosidase PpnN — translation MITHISPAGSMDLLSQLEVERLKKTAASDLYQLYRNCTLAVLNSGSHTDNSKELLDKYKSFDVNVVRRERGIKLELHNAPEHAFVDGEIIKGIQEHLFSVLRDIVYVNMHLADNQRLNLTNASHITNLVFGILRNAGALTPGIEPNLVVCWGGHSINATEYQYTREVGHELGLRELNICTGCGPGAMEGPMKGAAIGHAKQRYYDQRYLGLTEPSIIAAEPPNPIVNELVIMPDIEKRLEAFVRMAHGIVIFPGGAGTAEELLYILGIMMHPENKDQPLPIVLTGPKESEEYFRSIDRFIGETLGEDAQKHYEIVVDDPARVAQIMKQSMTDVRQYRKDTGDAYSFNWSLKIEPEFQLPFEPTHDNMASLDLHLNQRPENLAAALRQAFSGIVAGNVKAEGIREIERHGRFKLDGDSSLMKKMDKLLRDFVEQDRMKLPGGSAYEPCYEIKTG, via the coding sequence ATGATCACTCATATCAGTCCAGCTGGTAGTATGGATCTACTCTCTCAACTTGAAGTTGAGCGCCTTAAAAAAACCGCTGCCAGTGATCTCTACCAGCTTTACCGCAACTGTACGTTGGCGGTTTTGAATTCAGGCAGTCACACCGATAACTCAAAAGAGCTATTAGACAAATACAAATCCTTCGACGTTAATGTGGTGCGCCGAGAGCGCGGCATCAAGCTCGAGCTGCACAATGCACCAGAGCATGCGTTTGTCGACGGTGAAATCATCAAAGGAATTCAGGAGCACTTGTTCTCTGTTCTGCGTGACATCGTCTACGTTAACATGCATTTGGCCGACAACCAGCGGCTCAACCTCACCAACGCCAGCCACATTACTAACCTCGTCTTTGGTATCTTACGCAATGCTGGCGCGCTGACCCCGGGTATTGAACCCAACCTAGTGGTCTGTTGGGGCGGTCACTCAATAAATGCAACAGAGTACCAATACACACGTGAAGTCGGCCATGAGCTAGGCTTACGTGAACTCAATATCTGTACTGGTTGTGGCCCAGGTGCCATGGAAGGTCCAATGAAGGGGGCGGCGATCGGTCATGCCAAACAGCGCTACTACGATCAGCGTTACCTCGGCCTTACAGAACCGTCAATCATCGCGGCAGAGCCACCAAACCCTATCGTCAATGAGCTGGTGATCATGCCAGACATTGAGAAGCGTCTCGAGGCATTCGTGCGCATGGCGCATGGCATCGTCATTTTCCCTGGCGGCGCAGGAACGGCCGAAGAACTTCTCTACATTCTTGGCATCATGATGCACCCAGAGAACAAAGATCAACCGTTGCCAATTGTGCTGACCGGACCAAAAGAGAGTGAAGAGTACTTCCGCTCTATTGACCGTTTTATCGGTGAGACTCTGGGTGAAGATGCACAAAAACACTATGAGATCGTGGTCGATGATCCAGCTCGCGTTGCACAAATCATGAAGCAAAGCATGACGGATGTTCGCCAGTACCGCAAAGATACCGGTGACGCCTACAGCTTTAACTGGTCGCTCAAAATCGAACCTGAGTTCCAGCTCCCCTTCGAGCCAACCCATGACAATATGGCCAGCCTCGATTTGCACCTTAATCAAAGACCAGAGAATCTCGCCGCCGCTTTACGCCAAGCCTTCTCAGGTATTGTCGCGGGTAACGTGAAAGCAGAAGGCATTCGTGAAATTGAGCGTCACGGTCGATTTAAGCTCGACGGCGATAGCAGCTTAATGAAGAAAATGGACAAGTTGCTCCGCGATTTCGTAGAGCAAGATAGAATGAAACTGCCTGGAGGCTCAGCTTACGAGCCTTGCTACGAGATCAAGACAGGCTAG
- a CDS encoding GGDEF domain-containing protein — protein MGVLEQDLQSQLHNLKSQLEQVRLTQRDTSFKFKREQKVLKRIIASMTDAHRSEDPRLKTGLIELKQALEQQQDVSSLIPKLAVLERLLKQQGLAMEKQTEHLDAQIQHSGETLLRLTGLPAKVKRDLRDLLSYSKGLQRPKAEQAMKLLGLYERSIKIITSNPDTPLCQISSSSNRELLTRLSDELQHLITELDFEGESGELLIDIRAKLLVGVNTHSLLELTLQTLKLVIEGTQFERKTSEQFLEQVNTSLSSSMKSSEQNVSQSQSYFEQRQEMNDELSGLIEQTEAKVASATDLSQLKSEVNPLVAQLNSLSERLRHAEQREQALIERMNYGKGQLEALFEMTQDYRRRLEDQAQRMLLDPLTKVYNRTAFGDRMELEYRRWIRAQHNLRVILFDVDGFKTINDSFGYTAGDKALKIIARTIKKELSETDTVARFGGEEFIILLPERSDSDCFNLIQTIQGQVSKLPFKFRDQHLTITLSASSTAFKESDTPEELLERLNLFLKEGKAIGTNQLVWK, from the coding sequence ATGGGCGTCCTAGAGCAAGATCTTCAGTCACAGCTGCACAATCTGAAATCTCAATTGGAACAAGTCCGATTGACACAGAGAGATACCTCGTTCAAATTTAAGAGAGAGCAGAAGGTACTCAAGCGCATCATTGCATCTATGACTGACGCTCACAGAAGTGAAGACCCGCGACTTAAAACTGGGCTGATTGAGCTAAAACAGGCACTCGAACAACAACAAGATGTCAGCTCCCTCATACCCAAACTTGCGGTGCTTGAGCGCTTGCTTAAACAACAAGGCTTGGCTATGGAAAAACAGACGGAACATCTCGACGCTCAGATTCAACACAGCGGCGAAACACTACTGCGCCTGACTGGGTTACCAGCCAAGGTGAAACGCGATCTGCGTGATCTATTGAGTTACTCGAAAGGGCTTCAACGACCGAAAGCCGAACAGGCCATGAAGTTGCTTGGTTTGTACGAGCGCTCAATCAAAATCATCACCTCAAACCCAGACACCCCACTTTGCCAAATTTCAAGCAGCTCAAATCGTGAACTTCTAACTCGGCTCTCTGACGAACTCCAGCATCTGATCACCGAACTCGATTTCGAGGGTGAATCGGGCGAGCTGCTGATCGACATTCGCGCCAAACTTCTCGTTGGTGTGAATACCCACTCGTTACTTGAGTTGACGCTCCAAACGCTGAAACTCGTCATTGAAGGTACTCAGTTTGAGCGTAAAACATCGGAGCAATTCCTAGAGCAAGTCAACACCTCACTCTCTTCTTCGATGAAAAGCTCTGAACAAAACGTCAGTCAATCGCAAAGCTACTTTGAACAGCGCCAAGAGATGAACGACGAACTGTCTGGGTTGATCGAGCAAACCGAAGCAAAAGTGGCTTCCGCGACAGACCTAAGCCAACTCAAGTCTGAAGTTAACCCACTTGTGGCACAGTTAAACTCTCTCTCCGAGCGCCTTCGTCATGCCGAGCAGCGAGAACAAGCGCTGATAGAGCGAATGAATTATGGCAAAGGTCAACTTGAGGCACTGTTTGAAATGACTCAAGATTACCGACGTCGACTGGAAGACCAAGCTCAACGAATGCTGTTAGACCCACTCACAAAAGTCTATAACCGAACCGCATTTGGCGATCGTATGGAGCTCGAGTATCGTCGTTGGATTCGCGCGCAGCACAACCTAAGAGTCATCCTATTTGATGTCGATGGTTTTAAAACCATCAATGATAGCTTTGGTTATACTGCAGGTGACAAAGCCCTCAAGATCATCGCCCGAACGATCAAAAAAGAGCTTTCAGAGACCGACACCGTGGCTCGTTTTGGCGGTGAGGAATTTATTATTCTTTTGCCTGAACGCTCTGACTCTGACTGCTTTAACCTTATCCAAACCATCCAAGGTCAAGTATCTAAACTGCCATTCAAGTTTAGAGATCAGCACCTCACCATTACCTTGTCGGCATCCAGTACTGCCTTCAAAGAATCTGATACACCAGAAGAATTACTGGAACGTTTGAACCTCTTCCTTAAAGAAGGCAAAGCGATTGGCACCAATCAGCTTGTGTGGAAATAG